In one Gracilinanus agilis isolate LMUSP501 chromosome 6, AgileGrace, whole genome shotgun sequence genomic region, the following are encoded:
- the PLK4 gene encoding LOW QUALITY PROTEIN: serine/threonine-protein kinase PLK4 (The sequence of the model RefSeq protein was modified relative to this genomic sequence to represent the inferred CDS: substituted 1 base at 1 genomic stop codon) — protein sequence MAAFVGEKIEDFRVGSLLGKGSFAGVYRAEAIHSGLEVAIKMIDKKAMYKAGMVRRVQEEVKIHCQLKHPSILELYNYFEDSNYVYLVLEMCHNGEVNRYLKNKMKPFSENQARQFMHQIITGMLYLHSHGILHRDLTLSNLLLTRNMNIKIADFGIATQLKMPNEKHYTLCGTPNYISPEVATRSAHGLETDVWSLGCMFYTLLVGRPPFDTDSITNTFNKVVLVDYKIPTFLSQEARDLIRRLLRKNPEDRLSLSSVLDHPFMCQSSSGRIKDSSPVEDSIDSGHATISTAITGSSSASMSGCLLDKKRLLFGQPLPNKMTLFPKNKNLSNFSSGDGSSFYPQWGFHEQESSHSSRGRLLQEPEERPHSRYLRRAHSSDRSGTSSGHSQAKPPAVERCHSADIFSKPNRRGWPENEERFSPPNSNVNIFHPFKENISDTPASFERPDKDQAQXDHPLRPGKSAFPFSDQTPQAEIVQQANAHIREPAAHININSNRNDQGHPDSQKDPRRNVWTDRMVHGDAIASESARCVRQPNAMKYMPAFHQEAETAPLAPVFGSHPLSDPSKSRGMEPQTGHQKCSLRSSTSPLDAHRLKPIRQKTKKAVVSILETEEVCVELLKEFDSQEYVKEVLLISHDGNSITVFYPNDGKGFPLGNKPLLPPTDTTRYSFDSLPEKYWKKYQYASRFVQLVRSKTPKITAFSQYAKCILMENSPCADFEAWFYDGAKIHKTEGLITMIEKSGKSYTLKGETEVDNLKEELKIYLDHANEEHRFCLALESVFLEQETKSKIVPRFPVIVGRKPGNPVSPQAVAPPNCRDPDSLGKDTTSLNRMVASNPRATHQTPSTTPSIGSYDGSGFTAAVPETEGSSPSPEDYLPKSAQLLKPVFVENVGCVTQLPNGAVWVHFNDGSQLVVQAGMPSISYTSPSGQTTRYGEKETLPEYIKEKLQCLSSVLLMFANPTPGPP from the exons ATGGCGGCTTTCGTCGGGGAGAAGATAGAG GATTTCAGGGTCGGGAGCCTCCTGGGAAAGGGGTCTTTCGCCGGCGTCTACAGAGCCGAGGCCATCCACTCAGGCCTGGAAGTTGCGATCAAGATG ATTGATAAAAAGGCCATGTACAAAGCGGGGATGGTCCGGAGGGTCCAGGAGGAAGTGAAGATCCACTGCCAGCTGAAACATCCTTCCATCCTGGAG CTTTATAACTATTTTGAAGATAGCAATTATGTGTATCTGGTATTAGAAATGTGTCATAATGGAGAAGTGAACAGGTATTTGAAGAACAAAATGAAACCTTTCTCAGAAAACCAAG CTCGACAGTTCATGCACCAGATCATCACAGGAATGCTGTATCTTCATTCTCATGGTATATTACATCGGGACCTCACACTTTCAAACCTCTTACTGACACGGAATATGAATATCAAGATTGCTGATTTTGGGATAGCAACTCAGTTGAAAATGCCTAATGAAAAACACTATACACTATGTGGCACTCCCAATTATATTTCCCCAGAAGTTGCCACTCGAAGTGCACATGGACTTGAAACTGATGTTTGGTCTCTAGGGTGCATGTTTTATACATTACTTGTTGGGCGGCCCCCTTTTGACACTGACTCAATCACAAATACATTTAATAAAGTGGTATTGGTAGACTACAAAATACCCACCTTTTTGTCACAAGAGGCCAGGGACCTTATTCGTCGATTGCTTCGTAAAAATCCAGAAGACCGTTTAAGTCTGTCCTCGGTGTTGGATCATCCTTTTATGTGTCAGAGTTCTTCAGGGAGAATTAAGGATTCCAGCCCTGTAGAAGATTCAATAGATAGTGGACATGCTACCATTTCTACAGCAATTACTGGTTCTTCCAGTGCCAGTATGAGTGGTTGTTTACTGGACAAGAAGAGACTGTTATTTGGTCAGCCACTTCCAAATAAAATGACTCTATTTCCAAAGAACAAGAACCTGAGTAATTTTTCATCTGGTGATGGAAGCAGTTTTTATCCTCAGTGGGGATTTCATGAACAAGAAAGCAGTCACAGTAGCCGGGGAAGACTGCTACAAGAGCCTGAAGAAAGGCCACATTCTCGATACCTGCGCAGAGCCCACTCCTCTGATCGATCTGGTACTTCGAGTGGTCACTCCCAAGCCAAACCACCTGCTGTGGAGCGCTGTCACTCTGCAGATATCTTCTCAAAGCCCAACAGAAGAGGATGGCCGGAAAATGAAGAGAGGTTTTCACCTCCCAACAGCAATGTCAATatttttcacccctttaaagaAAACATCTCAGATACTCCTGCCTCTTTTGAAAGACCTGATAAAGACCAAGCACAGTAAGATCA TCCTCTCCGTCCTGGAAAATCTGCTTTTCCATTTTCAGACCAGACACCTCAAGCTGAAATAGTTCAACAAGCAAATG ctcataTAAGAGAACCTGCTGCTCACATCAACATTAACTCGAACAGAAATGACCAGGGTCATCCAGATTCGCAGAAGGACCCAAGGAGAAATGTCTGGACTGACAGGATGGTTCACGGGGATGCAATTGCTTCTGAAAGTGCGCGTTGTGTCAGACAGCCAAATGCCATGAAATATATGCCTGCCTTTCACCAAGAAGCTGAAACTGCTCCACTAGCGCCTGTGTTTGGCTCACATCCTCTTTCTGATCCAAGCAAATCTAGGGGCATGGAGCCACAAACAGGCCACCAGAAATGTTCCTTGCGGAGCTCAACCTCTCCTTTAGATGCCCACAGGCTAAAGCCCATcaggcaaaagacaaaaaaagcagTG GTCAGTATTCTTGAAACAGAAGAGGTGTGTGTGGAGCTGCTGAAGGAATTTGACTCCCAGGAATATGTGAAGGAAGTTCTTCTAATATCCCATGATGGAAATTCG ATCACAGTTTTTTATCCAAATGATGGGAAAGGCTTCCCTCTTGGAAATAAACCACTCCTTCCTCCCACAGACACAACTAGGTATAGCTTTGATTCTTTACCAG aaaaatactggaaaaagtATCAATATGCTTCCAGATTTGTACAGCTCGTAAGATCTAAAACACCTAAAATCACTGCCTTTTCACAATACGCTAAGTGCATTTTGATGGAGAATTCCCCTTGTGCTGACTTTGAAGCTTGGTTTTATGATG GAGCAAAAATTCACAAAACTGAAGGCTTGATTACCATGATTGAAAAATCTGGGAAATCCTATACTTTGAAAGGAGAGACTGAAGTTGATAACTTGAAAGAAgaactaaaaatatatttagatcaTGCTAATGAG gAACATCGTTTTTGCCTTGCACTGGAATCTGTTTTTTTAGAAcaagaaacaaaaagtaaaattgtTCCCCGATTTCCAGTAATTGTCGGaag aaAACCAGGCAACCCTGTTTCCCCACAGGCTGTGGCCCCTCCAAATTGCAGGGATCCAGATTCTTTAGGTAAAGACACGACTTCGTTAAATAGGATGGTGGCAAGCAACCCTAGGGCTACTCACCAGACACCCAGCACCACTCCTTCT ATTGGTTCATATGACGGATCTGGGTTCACAGCAGCTGTGCCTGAAACAGAAGGATCTTCTCCCAGCCCAGAGGATTATCTTCCCAAATCAGCCCAGCTTCTAAAGCCTGTTTTTGTGGAAAATGTTGGTTGTGTTACCCAG CTACCCAATGGGGCCGTGTGGGTTCACTTCAATGACGGATCCCAGCTGGTGGTTCAGGCCGGAATGCCCTCTATCAGTTACACCTCCCCAAGTGGCCAGACTACTCG ATACGGGGAAAAAGAAACATTACCAGAATACATCAAGGAGAAATTACAGTGTCTGTCTTCTGTCCTGCTGATGTTCGCTAACCCTACTCCAGGACCCCCCTGA